In one window of Kitasatospora sp. MMS16-BH015 DNA:
- a CDS encoding TetR/AcrR family transcriptional regulator, producing the protein MGRWEPNARGRLGQAAMELYAERGFDQTTVAEIAERAGLTARTFFRHYADKRDVLFGGTAPLTAAVTGAVAAAPAGARPFAVVGLAVEAAAELIQQAPEQVVLRQAIIDAHPELRERELVKLADLATALAVALTDRGLDPWPARLAAEAGLAAFRVAFARWIADSAAGPLTLAVRNSFEDLTATVTPA; encoded by the coding sequence ATGGGTAGATGGGAGCCGAACGCGCGAGGCCGGCTGGGGCAGGCCGCGATGGAGCTGTACGCCGAGCGCGGCTTCGACCAGACCACCGTCGCGGAGATCGCCGAACGGGCCGGCCTGACCGCCCGGACCTTCTTCCGCCACTACGCCGACAAACGCGACGTGCTGTTCGGCGGCACGGCGCCGCTCACCGCCGCGGTGACCGGCGCCGTGGCCGCGGCCCCGGCCGGGGCGCGGCCCTTCGCCGTGGTCGGCCTGGCCGTGGAGGCCGCCGCCGAGCTGATCCAGCAGGCGCCCGAGCAGGTGGTGCTGCGCCAGGCGATCATCGACGCCCACCCCGAGCTGCGGGAGCGCGAGCTGGTCAAACTCGCCGACCTCGCCACCGCCCTCGCCGTCGCGCTCACCGACCGCGGCCTCGACCCCTGGCCCGCCCGCCTCGCCGCCGAGGCCGGGCTGGCCGCCTTCCGGGTCGCCTTCGCCCGCTGGATCGCCGACTCCGCCGCCGGCCCGCTGACGCTCGCCGT